One window of the Lactobacillus sp. PV034 genome contains the following:
- the accC gene encoding acetyl-CoA carboxylase biotin carboxylase subunit: MFKKVLIANRGEIAVRIIRSLKEMGIKTVAIYSTADRESLHVQLADEAVCVGTPQPGDSYLNIKNILAAAVGTGAEAIHPGYGFLSENAEFAKMCSKCGLTFIGPDAETIDKMGNKEHARQTMMAHNVPVTPGSKGFITSAKEAEELADKIGYPVLLKAAAGGGGKGIRQVSKASEMGAALASAQAEAKADFGDDRMYLEKVMQNVKHIEVQIFRDNFGHTVYFPERDCSLQRNKQKVMEESPCELITEQERAHLGEIAVAAAKAANYTNTGTIEFLMDQEHNFYFMEMNTRIQVEHTVTEMVTGVDLVKAQIQVAAGEKLPFEQSDLIPKGHAIECRINAEDATNNFMPSVGKVNYLYLPIGNPGMRIDTALYQGQQISPFYDSMIAKVVAFGNTRTEAIVKMKRLLQEMVLQGITTNQQFHLAILEDPGFLKGNFTNTYLETKFLPRWKEQNNETISA, translated from the coding sequence TGGGGATTAAAACTGTAGCTATTTACTCCACCGCTGATCGCGAAAGTTTACATGTACAATTAGCCGATGAAGCTGTTTGCGTAGGTACACCGCAACCAGGTGATTCTTACTTAAATATTAAAAATATTTTAGCAGCTGCTGTAGGAACTGGTGCTGAGGCTATCCATCCAGGCTATGGCTTTTTATCAGAAAATGCTGAATTTGCTAAAATGTGCAGTAAATGTGGTCTAACCTTCATTGGCCCTGATGCTGAAACCATCGATAAAATGGGAAACAAAGAACATGCCCGTCAAACTATGATGGCTCATAATGTCCCAGTCACTCCCGGTAGTAAAGGATTTATTACTTCTGCCAAAGAGGCAGAAGAGCTAGCCGATAAAATTGGATATCCAGTCTTATTAAAAGCTGCTGCTGGCGGTGGTGGTAAAGGAATCCGTCAAGTATCCAAAGCTAGCGAAATGGGTGCTGCCCTAGCCTCAGCTCAAGCTGAAGCAAAGGCTGATTTTGGTGATGACCGAATGTATTTAGAAAAAGTTATGCAAAATGTTAAGCATATTGAAGTTCAAATCTTCCGTGATAATTTCGGCCATACTGTTTATTTCCCTGAACGTGACTGTTCTCTTCAAAGAAATAAACAAAAAGTCATGGAAGAAAGTCCCTGTGAATTAATTACTGAACAAGAACGAGCTCATTTAGGCGAAATTGCAGTCGCTGCAGCAAAAGCGGCTAATTATACTAATACTGGAACAATTGAGTTCTTAATGGATCAAGAGCATAATTTTTACTTCATGGAAATGAACACCAGAATTCAGGTCGAGCATACTGTTACTGAAATGGTAACCGGTGTCGACCTCGTTAAAGCACAAATTCAAGTAGCCGCTGGTGAAAAACTACCTTTTGAGCAATCAGATTTAATTCCTAAGGGTCATGCAATTGAATGTCGTATCAATGCCGAAGATGCAACTAATAACTTTATGCCCTCAGTTGGTAAAGTTAATTACCTCTATTTACCAATTGGAAACCCTGGTATGCGTATTGATACTGCTCTTTATCAAGGGCAACAAATTTCTCCATTCTATGATTCAATGATTGCTAAGGTTGTTGCTTTTGGCAATACTCGAACTGAAGCAATCGTAAAAATGAAACGTCTCCTTCAAGAAATGGTTTTACAAGGAATTACAACTAACCAACAATTCCATCTGGCTATTCTTGAAGATCCAGGATTTCTTAAGGGGAATTTTACCAATACTTATTTAGAAACAAAGTTCTTGCCAAGATGGAAGGAGCAAAACAATGAAACTATTTCAGCATGA
- a CDS encoding acetyl-CoA carboxylase carboxyltransferase subunit beta, which translates to MKLFQHENTPSQTHIKADKVADDKVPDGLIFNCPKCKTEIFADSLDQYATCPNCDYGFRISARKRLPWLVDDFTEWDAKISPSDPLNFPDYDKKITKAKKASKLNESVLTGKAKIKQTEFALGIMDPTFIMGSLGQMTGEKLTRLFENATKDTLPVVLFTASGGARMQEGILSLMQMAKVSNAVAKHSAAGLLYIVVLTDPTTGGVTASFASEGDITLAEPHALVGFAGRRVIEQTIHEKISPNLQSAENVLHHGFIDHIVKRQDEKHILEWLLKNGGMIND; encoded by the coding sequence ATGAAACTATTTCAGCATGAAAATACTCCTAGTCAAACCCACATTAAAGCTGACAAAGTAGCTGATGATAAAGTTCCTGATGGCCTAATTTTTAACTGCCCTAAATGTAAAACAGAAATATTTGCCGACAGCCTAGACCAATATGCCACCTGTCCAAATTGTGATTATGGTTTTAGAATTTCAGCACGTAAACGTCTTCCCTGGCTAGTTGATGACTTTACTGAATGGGATGCTAAAATTTCTCCTTCAGACCCTCTTAATTTCCCTGATTATGATAAAAAAATCACCAAAGCCAAAAAAGCTAGTAAACTTAATGAATCTGTTTTAACTGGTAAAGCTAAAATTAAGCAAACCGAGTTTGCATTAGGAATTATGGATCCTACTTTTATCATGGGTTCGTTAGGCCAAATGACGGGAGAAAAACTTACTCGACTTTTTGAAAATGCAACTAAAGATACTCTACCAGTAGTTCTTTTTACTGCTTCTGGCGGAGCTAGGATGCAAGAAGGAATTCTTTCTTTGATGCAGATGGCCAAAGTTTCAAATGCTGTTGCTAAACATAGTGCAGCGGGGCTACTTTACATTGTTGTTTTAACTGATCCAACTACTGGAGGAGTCACTGCAAGTTTTGCTAGTGAAGGTGACATAACTTTAGCTGAACCACATGCCCTAGTGGGCTTTGCTGGCCGGCGTGTAATTGAACAAACAATTCATGAAAAAATCTCTCCCAACCTTCAAAGCGCAGAAAATGTTTTACACCATGGTTTTATTGATCATATTGTTAAACGTCAAGATGAAAAGCATATTCTGGAATGGTTGTTAAAAAATGGAGGTATGATTAATGACTAA
- the accA gene encoding acetyl-CoA carboxylase carboxyltransferase subunit alpha, with protein MTKSAMEVVKAARSQDHISDHEIRTQLFKDFFELHGDGLNSDDPAIVGGLATFHHHPVTVITTSRGKNLEERMKKHFGQAEPGGYRKVLRLATTAAKFHRPVILFVDTAGAFPGKSAEENGQGQAIAQNLLKLSQLPTPIISIFYGEGGSGGALGLACGDQVWMLEDSMYTVLSPEGFASILWKDTSKTSQAAEVMKLTPKELLKQKVIEGIIKEPSNHQQVLQNITEVLAKQIPALEKLSTEELLNKRYARFRKF; from the coding sequence ATGACTAAATCAGCAATGGAAGTAGTTAAAGCTGCTCGATCCCAAGACCATATTTCTGATCATGAAATTAGAACACAGCTTTTTAAGGATTTCTTTGAACTTCATGGTGATGGCCTAAATAGTGATGATCCAGCAATTGTTGGTGGTTTAGCCACTTTTCATCATCATCCTGTTACCGTTATCACCACTAGTCGCGGAAAAAATTTAGAAGAGAGAATGAAGAAGCATTTTGGTCAAGCAGAACCCGGTGGCTACCGCAAAGTACTTCGTTTAGCAACCACGGCTGCTAAATTTCATCGTCCCGTAATTTTATTTGTTGATACTGCTGGAGCTTTTCCTGGTAAAAGTGCTGAAGAAAATGGTCAAGGCCAAGCAATTGCTCAAAACTTATTAAAACTAAGCCAGCTACCAACACCAATTATTTCTATTTTTTATGGGGAAGGTGGTTCTGGTGGCGCCTTAGGTCTAGCATGTGGTGACCAAGTATGGATGCTCGAAGATTCCATGTATACAGTTCTTTCACCAGAAGGTTTTGCTTCCATTTTGTGGAAAGATACTAGCAAAACTAGTCAAGCCGCTGAAGTAATGAAGCTTACTCCAAAAGAATTATTAAAGCAAAAAGTTATTGAGGGAATTATTAAAGAGCCTAGTAACCATCAACAAGTACTTCAAAATATTACTGAAGTTTTAGCAAAACAAATTCCTGCTTTGGAAAAACTATCGACTGAAGAATTATTAAATAAACGCTATGCTCGTTTTAGAAAATTTTAG
- the fabI gene encoding enoyl-ACP reductase FabI produces MSGILNGKKILVMGVANNRSIAWGCAQAMEKQGAEIIYTYQNERLKKFINKLVTDENHLIECDVASDTSIAKAFSTIGERFGKIDGIVHAIAFAKKEELGGSILNSTREGFAQALDVSSYSLLAVAKEGVRILNNPASIVTLTYMGSTRALPNYNTMGIAKAALESTTRYLARDLGKDGIRVNAISAGAMRTLAVSGIKGHSSLIKESESQTVDGVNVTQEEVGNTCAFLMSNLASGVTGDVIFVDKGVHLR; encoded by the coding sequence ATGTCTGGTATTTTAAATGGAAAAAAGATTTTAGTTATGGGAGTTGCCAATAACCGCTCTATTGCTTGGGGATGTGCTCAAGCAATGGAAAAACAAGGCGCTGAAATTATTTATACTTATCAAAATGAACGACTCAAGAAGTTTATTAATAAGTTAGTTACTGATGAAAATCATCTTATCGAATGTGATGTTGCAAGTGATACTAGCATTGCTAAAGCTTTTTCAACTATTGGTGAGCGTTTTGGCAAAATCGATGGAATTGTACATGCCATTGCTTTTGCCAAAAAAGAAGAACTTGGCGGTTCAATTTTAAACTCTACACGTGAAGGCTTTGCCCAAGCTTTAGATGTTTCTTCTTACTCCCTCTTAGCTGTTGCGAAAGAGGGAGTAAGAATCTTAAATAATCCTGCTAGTATTGTAACTTTGACCTATATGGGCTCAACACGTGCCTTGCCAAATTACAATACTATGGGAATTGCCAAGGCTGCTCTTGAATCAACCACACGTTATCTTGCTCGAGATTTAGGCAAAGATGGAATTCGCGTAAATGCTATTTCTGCCGGTGCAATGAGAACTTTGGCAGTTTCAGGAATTAAGGGTCACTCTTCATTAATTAAAGAATCGGAAAGCCAAACAGTTGATGGTGTAAATGTTACTCAAGAAGAAGTTGGAAATACTTGTGCATTCTTGATGAGTAATTTAGCTAGTGGTGTGACTGGTGACGTGATTTTTGTTGATAAAGGTGTGCACTTAAGATAA
- a CDS encoding biotin--[acetyl-CoA-carboxylase] ligase: MKIFTFDQVTSTQDLARSYLATHAHQAAFVANSQTKSYGKRGRSFFSPPNTGVYFSLAVPDFKLNKEKSELLTPAIATALVDILQSLFSSIKLKLKWVNDIYLDNKKVGGILTEYSTNGLIIGVGINISTQVFPNNLQEKAGSIIKQDFNRQKLIKSLLRAVSTCLGAYESGAFLPQYRHLSCLLNKNITLQLGKKVVHGIAVNINERGELVVKSNGQLHSYSSGEVIKVESK, translated from the coding sequence ATGAAAATATTTACTTTTGACCAAGTAACATCTACTCAAGATTTAGCGCGCTCTTACTTAGCTACTCACGCTCACCAAGCAGCCTTTGTCGCCAATAGCCAAACTAAAAGCTATGGTAAGCGTGGACGCAGTTTTTTCTCCCCACCGAATACTGGAGTATATTTTAGTCTTGCTGTTCCTGACTTTAAGCTCAATAAAGAAAAATCAGAGTTGCTTACTCCAGCTATTGCTACCGCCCTCGTTGACATTCTCCAATCCCTTTTTTCTTCAATCAAATTAAAACTCAAATGGGTAAATGATATTTACCTTGATAATAAAAAGGTCGGTGGCATCTTAACTGAATATTCTACTAACGGATTAATTATTGGTGTTGGGATTAATATCTCCACTCAAGTATTTCCAAACAACTTACAAGAAAAAGCTGGTTCAATTATTAAGCAAGACTTTAATCGTCAAAAACTAATAAAATCTCTTCTCAGAGCTGTTTCTACTTGTTTGGGTGCTTATGAGTCTGGAGCCTTTTTACCGCAATATCGCCACTTATCATGCCTTCTCAACAAAAATATTACTCTCCAACTTGGGAAAAAAGTTGTGCATGGTATTGCAGTAAATATTAATGAACGAGGTGAATTAGTAGTAAAAAGTAATGGACAACTTCATTCATATTCTAGCGGTGAAGTTATCAAAGTCGAAAGTAAATAA
- a CDS encoding GAF domain-containing protein has translation MSAATQEEYQLLVAQAQALIAGEDDWVANTANLSALLFNNLHEVNFAGVYRLKDGELILGPFQGQPACVHIQIGKGVCGTVAKNLKSEIVPNVHQFSGHIACDSNTNSEIVLPILDSKGNLWGVFDFDSPKLNNFNEVDEKYLAQISANIFNK, from the coding sequence ATGAGTGCAGCAACACAAGAAGAATATCAATTATTAGTAGCACAGGCGCAAGCCTTAATTGCTGGTGAAGATGATTGGGTTGCTAATACTGCTAATCTTTCAGCTCTTTTATTTAATAATCTGCATGAAGTTAATTTTGCAGGAGTCTATCGTCTTAAAGATGGAGAGCTGATTTTAGGGCCTTTCCAAGGACAACCTGCGTGTGTTCATATCCAAATTGGTAAAGGTGTTTGTGGTACAGTTGCAAAAAACTTAAAAAGTGAAATAGTACCTAATGTACATCAGTTTTCTGGTCATATTGCCTGTGATAGCAATACTAATTCAGAGATTGTTTTACCAATTTTGGATAGTAAAGGTAATTTATGGGGTGTGTTTGACTTTGACTCACCGAAGTTAAATAATTTTAATGAAGTAGATGAAAAGTACTTAGCACAGATTTCAGCTAATATTTTTAATAAATAA
- a CDS encoding UDP-N-acetylglucosamine 1-carboxyvinyltransferase has translation MKQMIIHGGKPLKGDVWIGGAKNSTVALIPASILSRTPVTFEGVPRIADVDNLMDLLSEMDVKCDFRETTLKIDPEHIHMSPLPAGKIKSLRASYYFMGALLGRFGKAVVGFPGGDDIGPRPIDQHIKGFEALGATVKNENDQIIITAPEDGLKGAVIDLAMPSVGATINIMLAAVTAKGQTIINNAAKEPEIIDLATFLNNMGAVVRGTGTETIRIEGVAKLEAKAPHTIIPDRIEAGTYIALAATIGNGIRIHNIIEEHLDSYLAKVEEMGVVTKVDEDSLYVYPAGDLKMIQIKTDPYPGFATDLQQPITPLLLSAKSGEGIISDTIYPKRIGHIPELQKMGADIQAEDNFILIHPTAELKGAHVSAGEIRAGACLMIAGLMAQGETVISNAGNILRGYDRVEEKIRKLGGDISVIDVD, from the coding sequence ATGAAGCAAATGATTATTCATGGTGGAAAGCCCTTAAAGGGCGACGTATGGATTGGTGGAGCAAAAAATTCAACCGTAGCTCTTATTCCTGCGTCAATACTTTCGCGTACTCCGGTAACGTTTGAAGGAGTACCCAGAATAGCAGATGTTGATAACTTGATGGACCTGCTTAGTGAGATGGATGTGAAATGTGATTTTCGTGAAACAACTTTGAAAATCGATCCAGAGCATATTCATATGAGCCCATTACCAGCAGGTAAAATTAAGTCATTGCGAGCATCTTATTACTTTATGGGTGCATTATTGGGTCGCTTTGGAAAGGCTGTGGTTGGCTTCCCTGGTGGGGATGACATTGGGCCACGACCAATTGACCAGCATATTAAGGGCTTTGAAGCACTTGGTGCTACAGTTAAAAATGAAAATGATCAAATAATTATCACTGCCCCTGAAGACGGTTTAAAAGGTGCTGTAATTGATTTAGCCATGCCTTCGGTTGGTGCTACGATTAATATAATGTTAGCGGCAGTAACTGCTAAAGGTCAGACTATTATTAATAATGCGGCTAAAGAACCAGAAATTATTGATTTAGCAACTTTTTTGAATAATATGGGTGCAGTTGTACGTGGAACGGGTACTGAAACGATTAGAATTGAGGGAGTAGCTAAGTTAGAAGCGAAAGCACCTCATACTATTATTCCCGATCGAATTGAAGCTGGTACTTATATTGCACTGGCTGCTACTATTGGTAATGGAATTCGAATCCATAATATTATTGAAGAGCATCTTGATAGTTATTTAGCTAAAGTTGAAGAAATGGGTGTTGTAACCAAAGTTGATGAGGATTCGCTTTATGTTTATCCAGCTGGAGATTTAAAGATGATTCAAATTAAAACCGATCCTTATCCTGGCTTTGCAACTGACCTGCAGCAACCAATTACTCCGCTACTTTTAAGTGCTAAATCAGGTGAAGGTATTATCAGTGATACGATTTATCCCAAACGTATTGGACATATTCCTGAATTGCAAAAGATGGGCGCAGATATTCAAGCAGAAGATAATTTTATTTTGATTCATCCAACTGCAGAGTTAAAGGGCGCTCATGTATCTGCTGGGGAGATTCGTGCCGGTGCTTGTTTAATGATAGCTGGTTTAATGGCTCAAGGTGAAACTGTTATTTCTAATGCTGGTAATATTTTACGAGGTTATGATCGCGTAGAAGAAAAAATTAGAAAACTTGGCGGCGATATTTCAGTAATTGATGTTGATTAA
- a CDS encoding CTP synthase yields MTKYIFVTGGVVSSLGKGITASSLGRLLKNRGLKVTMQKFDPYINIDPGTMNPYQHGEVFVTDDGTEADLDLGHYERIVDVRTSKYSNVTTGKIYKEVLEKERRGDYHGATVQVIPHITDAIKKKIMRAGLTTDSDVVISEIGGTVGDIESTPFMEAIRQMRREVGEENVMYIHCTLVPYLHAAQEMKTKPTQHSVAELRSIGIQPNMLVLRAEKTVPQELKNKISTFTDVPVDRIIESIDEPSLFDVPLSFQEQGMDQLVCDYLGLESPKAQADMEAWKKLDERAKNLEHTTKITLVGKYVELEDAYISVTDALQHAGYLYNTKIEVNKVQAEDITEDNIAEIMKDTDGLIVPGGFGTRGLEGMITSIKYARENDVPFLGICLGMQMASVEFARNVLNLEDANSAEAEPNAKNNIIDIMDDKRDIEDIGGTLRLGLYPATLKAGTKTRAAYDDQDVIQERHRHRFEFNNKYRESFEKAGMVFSGVSPDNRLVEIIEIPDHKFFIGAQYHPEFLSRPQRPEGLFKAFIGAASNLPESKFD; encoded by the coding sequence ATGACTAAATACATATTTGTTACTGGTGGAGTTGTATCATCATTAGGTAAAGGTATTACTGCATCTAGTTTAGGACGCTTACTAAAAAATCGTGGCTTAAAGGTCACAATGCAAAAATTTGATCCTTACATTAATATTGACCCAGGAACTATGAATCCATACCAACACGGAGAAGTTTTTGTTACTGATGATGGTACTGAAGCTGATCTTGATTTAGGTCACTACGAAAGAATTGTAGACGTTCGAACTAGTAAATATTCTAATGTTACTACTGGTAAGATCTATAAAGAAGTTCTAGAAAAAGAACGTCGCGGTGATTATCATGGAGCAACTGTTCAAGTTATTCCACATATTACTGATGCAATCAAGAAAAAGATCATGCGTGCGGGATTAACTACTGATTCAGACGTAGTTATTTCTGAAATTGGTGGTACTGTTGGTGATATTGAGTCAACACCATTCATGGAAGCAATTCGCCAAATGCGTCGTGAAGTAGGGGAAGAAAATGTGATGTACATTCACTGTACTTTAGTTCCTTACTTACATGCAGCACAAGAAATGAAGACTAAGCCTACGCAACACTCCGTGGCAGAACTTAGAAGTATTGGGATCCAACCAAATATGCTAGTGTTACGTGCTGAAAAAACGGTTCCACAAGAATTAAAGAATAAGATCTCTACTTTTACTGATGTTCCTGTAGATCGTATTATTGAGTCAATTGATGAGCCATCTTTATTTGATGTCCCACTTTCATTCCAAGAACAAGGAATGGATCAATTAGTATGTGATTACTTAGGTCTTGAAAGTCCAAAAGCACAAGCTGATATGGAGGCTTGGAAGAAGCTTGATGAACGTGCTAAGAATCTTGAACACACAACTAAAATTACTTTAGTAGGTAAATATGTTGAATTAGAAGATGCCTACATTTCTGTTACTGATGCCCTTCAACATGCTGGTTACTTATACAACACTAAAATTGAAGTAAATAAGGTACAAGCAGAAGATATTACTGAAGATAATATTGCTGAAATTATGAAAGATACTGATGGTTTGATTGTACCTGGTGGTTTTGGTACTCGTGGCTTAGAAGGTATGATTACTTCTATCAAGTATGCTCGTGAAAATGATGTACCATTTTTAGGTATTTGTTTAGGAATGCAAATGGCATCTGTTGAATTTGCACGTAATGTCTTAAACTTAGAAGATGCAAATAGTGCAGAAGCTGAACCAAATGCTAAAAATAATATTATTGATATCATGGATGATAAGCGTGATATTGAAGATATTGGTGGTACATTACGTTTAGGTCTATATCCTGCTACTCTTAAAGCTGGTACTAAGACTCGTGCTGCTTACGATGATCAAGATGTTATCCAAGAACGTCACCGTCACCGTTTTGAATTTAATAATAAATATCGTGAATCCTTTGAAAAAGCTGGTATGGTATTTTCTGGAGTATCACCAGATAATCGTTTAGTTGAAATTATTGAAATTCCAGACCATAAATTCTTTATTGGTGCCCAATATCACCCAGAGTTCCTCAGTCGTCCGCAAAGACCTGAAGGTTTATTTAAAGCATTTATTGGTGCAGCAAGTAATTTGCCAGAATCAAAATTTGATTAG
- the rpoE gene encoding DNA-directed RNA polymerase subunit delta has protein sequence MGLDDFKGQNKDELSMIEVALAILQDSGKRMAFADIVNAVQNYLGKSDEEIREKLPQFYTDMNTDGEFISMGDNVWALRSWFPFDSVDEEVNHPEDEDEEGTNRKKHHKKVNAFIADSDDDDVIDYDDDDPEDDDLEIDDSDSDDEYSDDDDLDDASDDDLDDGIEGQLSELHHDDLDDDDE, from the coding sequence GTGGGTTTAGATGATTTTAAAGGTCAAAATAAAGACGAATTATCAATGATTGAAGTTGCTTTGGCAATTTTACAAGATAGTGGCAAAAGAATGGCCTTTGCTGACATCGTAAATGCTGTTCAAAACTATTTAGGCAAAAGCGATGAAGAAATTCGTGAAAAATTACCTCAGTTTTATACTGATATGAACACTGACGGCGAATTTATTTCAATGGGGGATAATGTTTGGGCTTTACGTTCATGGTTCCCATTTGATTCTGTTGATGAAGAAGTAAATCACCCAGAAGATGAAGATGAAGAAGGAACTAATCGTAAGAAGCACCACAAGAAGGTTAATGCCTTTATTGCCGATAGTGATGACGATGATGTAATCGATTATGACGATGATGATCCTGAAGATGATGATTTAGAAATTGATGATTCTGACAGTGATGATGAATATTCAGATGACGATGATTTAGATGATGCAAGTGATGATGATCTTGATGATGGTATTGAAGGTCAGTTATCAGAACTTCATCATGATGATCTCGATGACGATGATGAATAA
- a CDS encoding DUF1934 domain-containing protein, which produces MEKLRVEITSKITQEDQSETIKRKGHGKMERIEGGWRFQYDEENKTGDVPVKIMIKNDEMVMQRGSVEANDYTMMKFAVGEKKNCRIIAASRIMDLTSLTQKLQFFDENNDNLQLTVEYELFSGLYLIGNYAIDIKFYREA; this is translated from the coding sequence ATGGAAAAATTAAGAGTAGAAATTACTAGTAAAATTACCCAAGAAGATCAGAGCGAAACAATTAAGCGCAAGGGTCATGGAAAAATGGAACGAATTGAAGGCGGTTGGCGTTTTCAATACGATGAAGAAAATAAAACTGGTGATGTCCCTGTTAAAATTATGATTAAAAATGATGAGATGGTAATGCAGCGGGGTTCTGTTGAAGCTAATGATTATACGATGATGAAATTCGCAGTTGGCGAAAAGAAAAATTGTCGGATAATTGCGGCTTCTAGAATTATGGATCTGACTAGTTTAACGCAAAAATTACAATTTTTTGATGAAAATAATGATAATCTACAACTAACAGTTGAATATGAGCTGTTTTCTGGTCTATACTTAATAGGTAACTATGCAATTGATATTAAATTTTATCGTGAAGCTTAA
- a CDS encoding HD domain-containing protein, with protein MTKFKSKKLDHEKVIRDPVHNYIHIRDKVIYDVIKSKEFQRLRRIKQLGPASYVFPGATHTRFEHNLGVYELTRRICNIFNDRYVSQTPGDGLWNPDETLLAECAALLHDIGHGPYSHTFEHLFNTDHEKMGQKIITDENTEVNKALRQVSPDFPELVAQVIAKTYPNPQVVKLISSQADADRMDYLLRDAYFTGVTYGSFDLTRVLEVIRPYKDGIAFTDKGIHAVEDYIISRYQMYQQVYFHRINRSTEVILHHLLSRAQSLYQEDKHQLLVTPQLAAFLAGDWNLNDYLSLDDGVMETNFSMWRNSSDQILADLATSYLDRHPLESVKVNKATEELIPKLKDLIKEAGFNPEYYTATNSAFDEPYDAYKPSGKNAHSPIEIMQEDGSLIELSEVSPLVKSLNGTLQGDERFFFPKTMVEKNDDLELFDPIYHEFQRYIKNNELYYPDH; from the coding sequence ATGACTAAATTTAAAAGCAAGAAGTTAGATCATGAAAAAGTAATTCGTGATCCGGTACATAATTATATTCATATTCGAGATAAAGTTATTTATGATGTAATTAAGTCTAAAGAATTTCAACGTCTCCGTAGGATTAAACAATTAGGTCCTGCTAGTTATGTCTTCCCAGGTGCTACTCATACACGTTTCGAGCATAATCTAGGCGTTTACGAACTTACTCGTAGAATTTGTAATATTTTTAATGATCGCTATGTAAGTCAGACACCTGGTGATGGTTTATGGAATCCAGATGAAACCTTACTTGCTGAATGTGCAGCATTATTACATGATATTGGACACGGCCCATATTCGCATACCTTTGAACATCTATTCAATACTGATCATGAAAAGATGGGCCAAAAAATTATTACTGACGAAAACACTGAGGTAAACAAAGCTTTACGTCAAGTAAGTCCCGACTTTCCAGAATTAGTAGCCCAAGTTATTGCAAAAACTTACCCTAATCCACAGGTAGTAAAATTAATTTCTAGTCAAGCAGATGCTGATCGGATGGACTATCTCTTAAGAGATGCATATTTTACTGGTGTAACTTATGGATCTTTTGATTTAACTCGCGTATTAGAAGTAATTCGTCCCTATAAAGATGGCATTGCTTTCACTGATAAGGGAATCCATGCAGTCGAAGACTACATCATCAGTCGTTACCAAATGTACCAACAAGTATATTTCCACCGAATTAATCGTTCAACTGAAGTGATTTTACATCACCTCTTAAGTCGCGCCCAAAGTCTTTATCAAGAAGATAAACATCAATTGCTTGTTACCCCACAATTAGCGGCCTTTCTTGCTGGTGATTGGAACTTGAATGATTATTTATCTCTTGATGATGGAGTCATGGAAACTAATTTCTCAATGTGGCGTAACTCCAGTGACCAAATCTTAGCAGACTTAGCCACTAGTTATTTAGACCGACATCCATTAGAAAGTGTAAAAGTAAACAAAGCTACCGAAGAATTAATTCCAAAATTAAAAGATCTGATTAAAGAAGCTGGATTTAATCCTGAATATTATACAGCTACCAACTCTGCTTTTGATGAACCTTATGATGCTTATAAACCAAGTGGCAAAAATGCTCATAGTCCAATTGAAATCATGCAAGAAGATGGTAGTCTCATTGAGCTTTCTGAAGTTAGTCCTTTAGTTAAATCTTTAAATGGTACCCTTCAAGGTGATGAACGTTTCTTCTTCCCCAAAACAATGGTAGAGAAAAACGATGATCTTGAACTTTTTGATCCGATTTATCATGAATTTCAGCGTTACATTAAAAACAATG